Below is a genomic region from Syngnathoides biaculeatus isolate LvHL_M chromosome 5, ASM1980259v1, whole genome shotgun sequence.
CaagttatgttaaaaaaaatacaaattttgacCCCAATATGGAATTTTATGATTTCTTTGAAGAAAGGTCATGATTTAAatggaaaaccttttttttttttttttttttttcatgagcctAACCTTCGCTACATGGTGCAAAGCTCACTTATTCGTGAGATATTATTAgttaaaaacagaagaaaaaaaatcttaattttcaaatatttagttCAGCGGCACAGCGattgactggttagcacgtctgcctcagaATTCTGTGGACCCGAGTTCAAGTCttgcctcgcctgtgtggcctTTTCATGTTCTTTctgtgcatttttgttttcccgGGTACTAAgctttcctcccccatcccaaataTATGCACAGCAGGTCaatggaagactctaaattgcccgtaaatgtgagtgtgaatggttgttcataTCCGccttgagattggctggcaaacagttcagggtgcaccctgcccaTTGCCCAATGATAGCTAATTAATTCAAAGTATTGTGAGTAAAATTGGAGTCATCATGTTAGGATTATTCTAGTATGATCTCAGAAATCAATCTGGATACATCTTAAAACATGTCTGATTTTTAAATTAACCTTCTCGCTTggctttttccttccttttagATGGGTGGAGCTGCATGGCTGGGACTGGGTGTGCGCCTGCTGTGACTCCAACTGTGGCTCTAGTACTGCTGCATGTGAGAAATATCactacgcatttttttttttaacttttaagatTTGTAGTGTTACCCCTTCATCGTTAAAAAATACTGTCATCGATATATTTCTTCTAATTTTTCAGTGAGTGAAATAACTAGCAGCAGAGGGTGGAAAGTGCAGCCCAGAGGGCAATTTTTCAAAAGCCACAAGAAGAAGAGATTGTTCTCCTCTTCCAAAACGACGACAGCAGCTGCATCAGTTGCGAAGACCACCACTGAGGCCATTCGAAGGTCAACCACACCATGGTCTGATCCAGTTTTAGTCACAGATGATAACGCTGAGGTCAAGTGGCCGTTTGGAGGCGGAGTAGTGGAGTGggtggaagaggaagaggagcagcGGGTGAAAGGCAACGCCGTTGTGGAGGAGGATGTCCCGGAAGGTCATCGAGCCTTTGAAGGTATCAAACTTGGGATGCAAAGATTCatcaaataactaaaataatttcatcattAAAAAAGGTTTCAGCAAAATCTCAGCCACCAAGCACTGATCTATTTCCACACAGACTTATTTGACTGGCGTTTAATGTATAAGAATGCACGATGGCGGCGACCCAGGAGCAAAGCATACTATAAAagataaatgttaaaattttgGGATTATTTCACACTTTGTGATTATGAAACATGCTAAAACCAAGATGTAGGTAAATATTTGGTATGCTGCAGTGGTGGGCAAGTGAAACTTCAAGAAGCACCGAGGCTTTCCTAAGAATTGTGCCTAAAAAGATTTAAGGCTATAGTGACGGTGACATCTGGTGGACAACTGGAGTCAAAGCAATTTAACAGGAGCACGACAGCAAGTTTCAGATGACGGCAATAAAAGTTCAGAAAAGTCTGCATGATCATTCAGGTGTTTTGTTCATTCATACCAAATAATGATTAAATCATGACAATAAAATATGCAGATGTTCTCCCTGATCCTCTAAAACACATTCCAGATTAACACAAAGACTAATGcaaattatattaaatgttaaatgtgGTTGAGGGTTTATTTAAAACTTTGagctttatttaaaaactgtactaaaaatcccaaacacGATGAAAGAGCCTTCTTTGCAAATTATCagtgtgaatttagaattttttttttttctgtgcatgcatttgtgtgcatgttttacCATTTGttggcagcgtcccatttttgggacatcgtgattttcacacatatccttcagtatatcaaaatatttaagtgttttaatctgaagccataatttggtatcaggagaggataactcgtcaatcaaagttagcagttggatttttgggatgagattataaattggtaaagttatcatataaccataaatgaaaaataagtgttatttccttgattgtggcctgttaggagacttttatctcaataaggcaaaaaattgccaccctgcccatgactGGGTTTAGGAAACCCTTAAAAGATAATGGTTTGTCAGTTGTGGACTTGTGTGAGTGTCTTGCCAAAATAGACTCACTCTCCAAATGTCTATCTCTTCAATGATGCATTTTATCCAGCTAGTATGGCGGCAAGCCCCTCAAAACTGTCAAACCTGTCGGGCTGTCGTTTGCTCAGAATGCGTTTAAGCGCTATGAGCCAATGAAAAtctttgaaacattttgaaggAGTGAAGCGAAACAGCGATTACGTTCGACCCGTCATCAGACACATAACACTGGTCTTTCGATGGAGCGTTTCGACTCTCTCACTCCAAAGCCTCGGTATCATTTGCCCATCACTACTATGCTGTCTAAATATCTGTGACAAATTGAaaaagctaataaaaaaaaaatgtgatagcTTCAAACATTCAACTTAAAAAAATCTAGTCGTATATCTTGAGTTTACAATTtgaattgtgacatttttgatgaaatgaaaaaaatgtgaaaagttaTCTGCTTAAAATTTCGACATTTAAAAACCATaccacattttttcattaaacattttacaattttaccTAATAAAATTATCTTgcaacatttaaatgtatttacaaattttaagtaaaattacaaacttttttttcatggaatggGTTAGAATAgtaatttaaaattaaaggtGGTATCTCTTAACCTCAAGATTTATTCACAACTTtaaataaacttttttaacttaaaaaaacatgacatataATGTGGAAAATTAATAACTCATTGCAAGAACGGATGATttatcctaaaaaaataaaggcatgGTATTTCTAGCATTCaactatttttgcatttttagaaAGAAAATGTTATGCTGGCCACACGGTAGGTAAgttggtgaagcgttggcctcacagttctgaggacctgggtttgatcccgaacccgcctgtgtggagtttgcatgttctccccgtgcttgtgtgggtttcctccgggcactccggtttcccacatcccaaaaacttgcattaatcggagactctaaatagcccctaggtgtgattgtgagtgcgaacgaTTGTtcgtctgcatgtgccctgcgagttggtggcaaccagttcaaagtgtacccccgcttcctgcctgttgacagctgggataggctccagcactccccgcgacccttgtgtggataagcggccaaaaaaaaatggatggatggaaaatgttatGCTatctttgaacattttttttctttttttgttgtgggatgtctgaATTGTACTTTTAGAATATATGGCGAGCCACTAAGAACATTCATCTGGGTAGACTTTAAGCACCCTTGATTTGGAGACTATTGTGGTGATGTTCCTCTTCTTTTTACAGAGTCTGAAGTGCAAGCTACCAAAAAATCCAAGATGAAGATGCCCCGCACCCCCACAGCGCTGCCGCCAATACAGAAGGCCACTACAGAGACGACGAATCCTGAAGTAATGGGTAAGGTGGCGGACTGGGAATGGGAGGAGAAGATGAAGGGTTCTGCTGTGGTGGTGGAGGTCAAAGAACGTCGCCGAACTTTTGAAGATATCTTCGACTTTGGCGAATAAAGCTTAACGTCTCAACCACAGGAGTCCCGTCGTTAGTTACAGGGAACATTTATTAACATAAGTAATGAGTAACACTGCTACATAATAGAACATTCTGTACAATTTCTTTTACAAAGGTCTCTGAAGTCAAGTTTCTTTTGCTTACAAAAAGATTCTGTACTTACAGAAAATGTCTACACACCTCTTTTTGAGATACAGAAAAATTAAGACTAAATCATTTCGAAACTTCTTTCCACCATTTATGTGAACCATAACCTGTACATCTCAATTGaggggaaaatatatatatatttccaaggGTCCTTATAGCCGCCATACATTGGGAAGAGAAACTTGGTTCCGTAACTTAATACAGTAAATACGTGTCATCAGTATTTTCATATCTTGGGAAGACTATATATCCATCTGCCCATCTCTGCTATCTGTGCAACCTACATCATAatgccctttaaaaaaaaaaaaatcatcccctttgtgtgtgtgtgtgtgtgagtgtgtgtgagtgagagagtgtgtgtgtgagtgagagagtgtgtgtgtgtgagtgagtgagaccCTCAGTAGTATGAGCTGAGGTGGGAGTGGGTAGCGGGATGTCTGTTCATGGCCGCCCCGGGGTAGATGGGGCTGCTGGGCGAGTTCCAGTACGTGGACGGCGGGCCGAAAAAGTTCCCGGGTGAGACAGGCATCGGTGGCGGGTGGCCCGTCATGAAGTTCATTTTGGGCTGGTGGCTGTGGTAAGGCTGCATGTAGGACATCTCCGTCTGATACTTGACCACGCCGCCGGCGTCGGCCGTCTGGTGGCTCTGGTGCGTTTGCGAGATGCCCTGGAAGTCGAACTTGTAGGCGTAGCGCTTGCCATGCACCTTGGTCATGATGTTCTTGTCGTAGTAGTAGCGCAGGGCGCGGCTCAGCTTGTCGTAGTTCATGTTGGGCTTGCTCTTGCGCTCGCCCCAGCGCTTGGCCACCTCGTCGGGGTCAGTCATCTTGAACTCGCCGTTAGTGCCCTCCCAGGTGATGATGCTGGCGTTGTTGCTGTCCGACAGCAGCTCCAGCAGAAACTGCCACAGCTGGATCTGGCCCGAGCCTGTTTCAGACAGGATTTGTGTATAAGTGTCACGCTGTGGACTTTACAcccagtggtgccttgaggtaCCAATGACCCGTCACCCGACATCAGTTTTTCGTGGTATGACCTGTGGTTCAGgcgatctttttctttttttgggttgaGAGATACAATGAGGGGAGTGAATTTAACatacaacaagcagcagtttggaagAAAGTGATTAATTCTTCAAACTAAGAGGATTGTAGTTGTGTGTTGACACGCCAACTTCAGGTTTACTGTCAAGgtaaacacaaagcaaaaaatggaTATTTAGAAAAAACATACCTTTGCCTTCGTCTGTGAAGTTAATGCAAACAActcaaaatgccatagacgacTAAAATATAGCATCTATGTGGTGGTGTTTAAATGCCTTAAAGCAACTGACGTTAGGTCACAAATTCTTCATTAACGCATCTATAATGTTACTCCCTGTCGTATGATTTTTACATCAGCATCAGCTTACGGAGTCCCGTAGAGTCGTTATGAAATACTTCTAGTTTGTCTGCATAACTGTATTATTATGTCTCCCAAACACcagaagaaaatgaattttcaGTAATTTATCATGTTGCACACCGTTCTAGTTAATCCTTTTTAACTtcatccatattctgagccgcttatcctcacgagggtcgcaggagtgctggagccaatcccagttgtcaacggacaggaggtgcggtacaccctgaactagttgccagccaatcgcaggccacattgagtcagacaacagtcacagtcacatctaggggctatttagagtctccaatgaatgcatctttttgggatgtgggaggaaaccaaagtgcctggagaaaactcacgcaggcacggaaactccacacaggtggggctgggattaaaccctggtccccaacgctttacagctacgccactgtgccgcaatgaaaaaaaaagttttctatttatttatttattttttatatgcaGTTGCCTACATTTCCTTGGAGTGATGTATAGAAATTGGTCATGATGAAATGACCACAGAAAAATGTGGTTCTGAATCCTAGTAATGGCAGCTCGGTGGGGCTATTGGTTAGATGGTTGGCCTCACgattcaaattccagccccgcctgtgtggaatttgcatgttctccctgtccctgtgtgggttttctccgggcacactagtttcctcccacatccccaaaaacgtgcattaattggtgactctaaattggccttatgcatgattgtgaatgcgattggccggcaaccagttcagggtctaccccgcctcctgctcgatgacagcttggataggctccaggaccaTGTGACccatttgaggataagcggctaagaaaatggatgaatgaatcctAGTATTTGTCAGGGCTCAAAATATCTTTTATAACAGGGACTCACTAAAGATTTCCACTTTGGGACCTGCATTTCCccaagaaagtagaacaaaaaaaaggtaaaaaataacatttgcaaaaaacatgCTTATGTCTTCATACATACacaatattaaattaaaaattgcattttagcACAGTTTATGATGGAACTGAGTAAAATGAATGAGGCCAAAATAATTTGTCTTTTGACAAACTTGAAGTGAACAAAATGGGACTTTTTCACTGTGTGGCTCACACTAAGGCGTGTTATACAGTATTTCTGGACAATGACCTACCCACAGGCCTTTGGCCGCTGAGGTCAGGCAGCCTGTTTGAACTTTGCTTGCCTGTTCGTTTCTTGGACGAGCGAACGGCTTGGCCTTCTGTGAGGAAAACGGCAAGGCAAATGGTCACAGAAATCACCTCCGCCCAGCACTTTAATGCCAcgctctttgttttttgtttttttcttctcgctTTGCCAACACAGTGCAAAAGGCTCATTTGTgtcacccacttttttttttggttgctttTCTTATTCTGCAATCTTCTCTTTACCTGGGTTTGCCAGCCGACTGCTTATGGGCCCTAATGTCTGATAGGGGTCTGTagagaagaaggaaaaagaccGTTAACAGTGGACAGAGCAGATATACAATGAATAttgacactttaaaaaaaaacattgtagggaatacaaaaatacagttgAGAATGCAAAGTGCTAGGCTAAAAGTTGTCGTCATATTTGATGAAATGGGAGAGTATTTGCCACACTTAAGCCAATCTAAAGGGAGCTCTTCGTTTCCTCCTCTTGGGATTCTGACATCATCATACGCCTCTTGAGACCACCAGTAGGGTGCTGGCGGAACAGCATTTGGCTGAGATTAGGACTATGATAGTTTGTCTTAAAGATAGAGGCCAGTACAGGAGATTTTGGAGTGATTTTACTCAATATTTTatatcattcattattttttccttttttaaaatcattttttcatgtttgattTTCATTGTGGAATCACTAAAGTTGAAATAGCTGTAATATTTGCAGGTCTATCAAATTCTGTGGTGGGGGGGGAAGCatccacagtaaaaaaaaaaaaaaagtgctggttCTGCAGTTGaacataaacaaaacatttcgGCACTGAAAAACATCAATTAATTCCAGCAGTACTGGAAATCTCCAGTAGGTGTCATTCTTACACCTTCTCAATTTTAAATGTCTGCCAGACAATTACTGTGTTGTAATTGTATAATAGCAATGGGGGCTGGTCAATCAGGGCACAAGGGGCGCTGCCCTAACAGTCAGCTGAGTCTGGAGTTGAACAAGAAAAGTTAGATTAACACCAGCCGCCATTGTAATACACGATCTCACACTTGTGGCTTTTTGGAATGTTAAAATGCTCCTTTGTGATTCGGGAAAGTGAATTCAGACATTTGTTTCTGAGTAAATCATACATATttgaagaaaacatgcaaaggctGAACTGCAGTATGTACTACTAAATTGTGGAGATATAGATTTAGTGTTTTTGCACTTTCAGTTTTTCAGATTTTGGCAAGCCATGGCAAAAGTACAATGGCGAGAAGATGCAAAATGCCATCCAATTGAGACATACTTAATGGGTGTTCGGCGTAACCAGCGGGGGTCCTCAATTTAATTTTTGGGAAATTCTGGGGCTTATTGCAATGTCCGCTTTGGTTATTCAGCGCGCCAGGCTGTGAGGGTGGGAAATTGTACTCTGACTGGGGAGAAAGTGATGCGACAGAACATCAGGCGTGGCGAGCACGGAATCCGTTCAAGGTGCCGAGGGTTGTGGGCTGACGGCGACCTCAGTGACCTCATTCACCATGAATGTTATCGTGGCTAGAACTAGAGTTTtgaaattcaattcaaaatttCCTCTAGTATCATTCACACTTTTTGATATTCGAGTAATAACCATGGATTGAATTTCTGAATACACCTATAGTTATTCTTTCTAGGTCCAAACGAGCTAGCTGGTGACTCGCACCTGTCATTGTTGACGAagtagcaactttttttttttttttttttttagtggggcGTGGTTTCACACATTCCGTGGACACATCCGCTGCATTTGAGAGCGGAGACAATGGCTTGatttttcaatatttagaaGTCTTTTCTTTCTCAATATTTAATTAACAAGCTTGTTAACACTTCTCTGTATTGTCAAATTTTGAAGCCGTTGTCACTTTACAAGGCTTTAAGACATGACGACAGACTTAAAGGCGTTACGATGGAAACAGAATTCACTATTTTATTTCTTGTGGGTAGAATCATTTTGAAATTGGACCAACTTGACAGTCAACAGTGTCGCTGAATCGATGGTTTCATCTTGGATGTTCTGTGGTTAGATTGTGTGTAAGCTTTAAGACCACCTGGTTCCGTTTTAGTGTATATTTTATGGTAGCTAAATTAGTGTTGGGTGCACTTCATTATGCGTCACTTTCAGTAGGTTTGAACGCCTCGTGAAGAATCACACCTTGGCCGATTCTGGGTGCTGGTTCTGTCACTCTGCTGTGCTGGTGCTCCATGGTTGAACCTACCAAGGAGAAGTTCAGCGGTGTTGACGTGTTGAAATGAATCTTGTCTTTTGGCAAGTCAGATGTCGTTTCTTACTTTTGGGCACTACCGTCATGTTGTTGGTGGTCCAGCTGTTCCTGCGGCCAATCTCATCAAAACTGCTTTCTGCACAGAACAGGACAATGAGAGTGATGAGTACGAGGAATGAGACTTGTGGTTGTTCGGCATCAGCAAAATCTTTTGAAGTGACCGTCGAAGCTGCGGCGGGAAGGAAGTCCGTAAATGGACGCGCAAGACGATAAGAAGTCGAGAGGTCTTAAGATGACCCCGTAGTTTCTTGGGTGAGTGTTCTTTTGTTTAGGCCGACTCTGTCTCCACCAGATTGCGAGTTGTGTCCCAGCACTGTGACCTATACCCCACCCACTGCCAACCCCCCcggacccccctcccccacttccTGTGCCATTGCagctgcttcctgcccgaaacGGCCTGTTGAGTTTGGGATTCATCAGTTGAGGCCAGTGTTGTGCCAAGGAACCTCTTTAGACTCTCGAAACTATGTAACACTGCTCTGAACTCTCAGGACATTGTTTCGAGACGTCTCTGTTGTTCCCACTCACTTGTTTGTTTACGATAAGATGGGAATTTGGAGTTTTAAACTGAGCCTGGATGTGATTGATGCAAAGTAGAACcatggttgcaaaaaaaaacgggctaaccctaaccctaaccctaaaaacgGTGGCACCTCAAAAGTGTGATTTTAGTTGGTAAACAAGAATTGAAAAACACCACCCTTTAGctgacatgtactgtacattgtcaTGAATGAAGACTTGTCATTCAGATTTGTATCGAAAATACTCTTCTAATTTACACGGAGAAGATGAAACTAGATTGGCAGGCTGTGCATTTGGTGTCTTCAGTGGGGATTTACGGGATTCAGTCCACCACTTAAAAGTACAACTACCGGGTCAAAATTATAGAAACTATCGCAAAGAGCCAAGCTTTCTCTCCATTTCGGACATTCCTTGGTACCTGGAGCATTTTGACTCCGATCTTACGACTTAAATTTTCTGGGCGGCTGTTATGACATCTACTGGTGGCATATCTTAAATCTACTTGtacttttaaactttttcactttcaacacaaagtaaaaaagaaacagaataCGAGATAAGGTGACAAAATTGACCTGGCAAATTACCGGCTTCCGACACATCTGAGGCGCAATGCCACCAGCTGTGACCAGAATGAGAATTTATTTTAgcctcaaaacttttttttttttacacattggcTGGTTGATCCACTCCCGCTACAGAGACGTGGACACAgggataaaaaatatttgagcatcaagaacaggggtgctcaatgcgtcggaAAAAACGTCAATGTTCTCTCTCAACTGcgcacgtgcgcaattgtgcagcgctgatgcagtctcttcgcagatattctacgttgcgtgcaaaaaaaattaaaaatccaatgcaaattgaatgtATAACATACatactattcagtttgtggcattttgcaatgtgattaaatgagtgagggatgagtggttgttacatccaatggcagaattcacatacgtactgtaaaaaattaaaagaagccactggtttggATGTTCaaatggaactttctctaacaacgaccactgctccgccacacactctttttcctaatttaccttacaccccccgtcttaaagacgtacactcataattacaaatgttacagtacttatgcaacccatcaatgtctttttataattacagcgtccaccacctctgctttagttagcaacgcagtctgggcaatgtagaccaaagacgagctagacatgctgcttatgtttacttttgagattcatggagaaagttaaacaagaaatgctgttgttttaagatgcaatgactcttggagtatgtgaataatcgaagaaaaagtggttaaactggacgagattttctcttttccgagtgggaaaggtctggtctctagccaaagtagaaagtgcaggatcagatggtgtgtcattttaaaattccaccttggcacagcctgatccaggatgaaagcacagacaatacggtgcacaaaaagctaattctgtattttaaatatatatatatatataatatatatatatatatatatatatatatatatatatatatagatcacATAACaggatcacccccccccaccctgtcGGTAGCtcatgagaggctggctgcttgaaaccCCTGCGCAAGAACAGTTATTCTGCCCCTGGTATATGCTTAGCGATATTGTTTTATGTTGTCATAACCCCGATTTTGTAGTATCTTCACcatacaatgacaataaaagctTTCTATTCTGTTCATAATCAAACTTTATGAACAGCACTTTGTTACGGTTTGTGATTTGCTCTTAAGCCTTGGTTAAGCCACGTAAGTACACACAAGTGTAGCGTGAAACTGCAAATGGTACtttaactgttttttgttttgggtggggcagggggagggggggtgtatgTATAGAGCCAGAACGAGTTATGACATTTGAACAGATTAGATGAGGATCTACATATATTGTTAACAAAC
It encodes:
- the fli1rs gene encoding fli-1 proto-oncogene, ETS transcription factor-related sequence isoform X1 — protein: MASGGDAFTKPEALSVVSEDQPIYEPPYTATMHMKAEMTSPGGFKQSPEHAESNWPPAAPTAQKRAEHVNGTNHESPVDCSVTKRSRHMSNDGVPMAYQSSYPEPRVSPPNVTPPSITTTEEKRVIVPADPEVWTQDHVRQWLDWAIKEYVLEEVDVMLFQALDGKALCKLTKEDMMHLTSAYNTDILLSHLNYLRQSSPTFSYSTNASTNTPQPPPPQPRLQVKTESSFDEIGRRNSWTTNNMTVVPKSSTMEHQHSRVTEPAPRIGQDPYQTLGPISSRLANPGSGQIQLWQFLLELLSDSNNASIITWEGTNGEFKMTDPDEVAKRWGERKSKPNMNYDKLSRALRYYYDKNIMTKVHGKRYAYKFDFQGISQTHQSHQTADAGGVVKYQTEMSYMQPYHSHQPKMNFMTGHPPPMPVSPGNFFGPPSTYWNSPSSPIYPGAAMNRHPATHSHLSSYY
- the fli1rs gene encoding fli-1 proto-oncogene, ETS transcription factor-related sequence isoform X2, producing MDCTIKEALSVVSEDQPIYEPPYTATMHMKAEMTSPGGFKQSPEHAESNWPPAAPTAQKRAEHVNGTNHESPVDCSVTKRSRHMSNDGVPMAYQSSYPEPRVSPPNVTPPSITTTEEKRVIVPADPEVWTQDHVRQWLDWAIKEYVLEEVDVMLFQALDGKALCKLTKEDMMHLTSAYNTDILLSHLNYLRQSSPTFSYSTNASTNTPQPPPPQPRLQVKTESSFDEIGRRNSWTTNNMTVVPKSSTMEHQHSRVTEPAPRIGQDPYQTLGPISSRLANPGSGQIQLWQFLLELLSDSNNASIITWEGTNGEFKMTDPDEVAKRWGERKSKPNMNYDKLSRALRYYYDKNIMTKVHGKRYAYKFDFQGISQTHQSHQTADAGGVVKYQTEMSYMQPYHSHQPKMNFMTGHPPPMPVSPGNFFGPPSTYWNSPSSPIYPGAAMNRHPATHSHLSSYY